The DNA segment TCCCCCTTTCCACCATGTCAAGTCAGGGTATCCCTTGGTTTTGATGCTATGCTGGCTATGAGGTTCTGGACAACTTTCCTGTCTTCTAGCTCCCATCTTACCTACAGATGAAGTTGTTGATGTACATCTCAAtatatggattttttaaaatatgggttCTGGTGATCAAATTCAAGTTGTCAGTCTTGTGTGACAGGCACTTTTATCTCCTGAACCATCTTTTCAGccctatttatctttttattgtaaAAAGAAACAACTTCATTGTTAGAACCCAGATCCTCCAGCTGTAGCCTCTCTTTCGTCTCAGAGGGCCAATGTGCTTCCCCGGATATCACAACCttaaatggagaaatgttccatGTGACCAATGTCATCTTTCATACTAACTCTACCCTTtattcttccagatgcctctgtgCAGGAACGTCTTTGAAACTTTCTGAACACTGACATTAAACAGAACTACAAGAAAACATAACATCTCTTAGTCTAGTGGATGAGGTCATCTGACTTTGGACCTAGTTCCTTATGACTGAACACCGTCTTCCACCTGGCTCTCTTTACACATTCATGAAGTTCCTTGTGCCTGATGTCCCTGTAGCAGCAATTTAGCCAGTGGGACTTTACCTTCTCTTCACATTCAGAAACTCATTTAAGTCCTTTCATATAGAGACCTGCCAACTCAGTCAGAGGTCTGTACTAGATGGGCATGAGATTGTTTTAGTACATAACAAATGATGATACTGGTCCCACCAAAGCTAAGTGCCCACCATAAAAACAGGTCCAATGAGGCAATATGCAAAGAATCTCAAAAGCCACAAACTTAATCTTCAGTTCCTACAGGGTAATCACGAACATGCCTGGAAGTCCCTGAGGCTGTTGTCTTCATGTGACATGTGATAGGTGACAATGGACTTGCTATCCTTTGGCTCCTTAGGAGTGTCAGCTGACCGGGGATTTTGCTCTACACAATCTTATGAGGACTCTCCAGTTGTATGTGCAATTTGAATGATGTCTATGTTGgacaaaaaaaatagagaaacggagacaggaactgaatgtgCAGGAGCACTGTGGACAGCTGCCAGGTGTTAGCTCCTGAAAAATGACTTGAAGTGGAGCTCTAAGTATCAGAAGTTCATGTTCTCCAGGTCGTCAGATGTCTTGGGATAAAAGTCCATCTCTCTAATACGTGCAGTTCAGAACCAcagcctggaattcactttgaCAACACTCAAACTCTCAGGTTCAAGGTTACTGTCATAGCTTTGGGTCTAAATGCTTAGGGTGATCTGCTATGCTCTTATACGAAATGCTCTAGATGCTTTCCCTGTGCCTGTTTAAGGGATTGTGGGGAAGCTGGATCTCTATTCTGCACATCTGTAGAGCATCAGAGCTGGCTAGCACCTCAGTCTAACCACATTTAATGCAGTGAGCATGTCAACCTTCCCAATATAGTCCATGGCTTCCTTACCCTACATCTAACCTAGAAGTCAGCATCCAACATTCTGcccacatctatctatctatcacttcATGGTCTGGACAAGAGTCACCATTTCCTCCATCTGGGAGCTCACAATCCACTAACTAGTGCTCAAACCAACCAGCAAACTAACCAACCCATCAGCCCAACTGGTCAAGTTGAAAGCAAATAAAGGAACAATTCTTTCAAATGGTGTCTGGACTTAAGATCTCCAGCATTCCCTCTTTAACCAGATCATTATAGCGTGCAGCCTGCTGCGGACACAGCTACCCGTCCTCAAGAAGTATTGAGGTGCTGCTGTGTAGTGAGCTCCAAGTTCTTCCATTTAACCAAAGCCATTGAAAATTGAGCAGATGTCGAAGAATCAGCCAACACTAGGTCTCTAAATTCCAGCTTCCGGCATCATGAAAATATCTGCCCTCCCTCTGCCACGATGCCCCCTTAAGTGTCACATTTTAATCCTAACAACAGATTTGAATAATTGGATCTGTTCGCTTTTCTTTTATGGGGTTATGTAAGTCAATTCCATGCAAGTGTATATTGTACTTTTAGCGTTCTCTCCATACCACGCTATCCCTCTCTCTCTAGTCCCGTGTTCCCCTACCTTCTCTCCTGCTTTCTTGTCAGCTGCACCCCCCATGTGGCTAGCactcccctctgatattcctggGCTATTACTTATTAACACCTATGGTCCATCTTGGCTGCCCGGACCCAGACCTACAGCCCTCTCTGAATTCCCCAGCATCTACATAACAGCTATGTTCTCTATCCTGCGCCTCTTAGGCATGGCCTCTATTCCTTTCCCTGCATGTTGGCTGTCTCCCTTCCTGCTCCTTTCTCAGTCCtttgcccaggaatcctaaaatccCACCTCTGTTTTCCCGCCCAGTCATTGACtgttggcaactttatttaccaatcaaaaccaactgggggcagggtccctCAGCATCTTATGTGTGGAAGTCCAGATTCTTGTGCAAGTTTAGggaccaaattaacataatataagCAGCATTAGACCAAATCCTCAacatatatagtttttttttttttttggttctttttttcggagctggggaccaaacccagggccttgcgcttcctaggtaagcgctcaactactgagctaaatccccaaccccaacatatATAGTTTTATGTGTCTACTAAACCTATGGCCCACAATGGAAGAAGGTATGTGGTACTTGTCTTTCTGAGGCTGATATCTCACAGCATGTGATCATCTCCAGTAATACCCATTTGTTTTTTTGCAGACAACTTCACTCTTCTAGATGGCTGAGAAATCCAAccatgtttcctttatttttttctcctataTGGGACATCTATGTTGTTTATATGACTCAGTCATTGGCAGCAATGTTGCAATGAACACTGATGCGTAGATCCTTCTGTAGTACCTTAAGTCAGAGTCCCAAAGGAGTGCCACAGCCGGGCCATATGAAATGTctacttttagttttttgaggACTAACTGCATTGCTTTCCATAGTAGCTGTGCTAGCTTGAATCTGCTCAGGACTCTGGGATTCCTTTTAGCATATATTCCAGACATCGTttgatattatttattttctcgATTAGTGACATTTTGTCTAGGATGTGATAGCATCTCAATGTAGTTTGTATGTGTGGATAGAGTTTAAGGTTTCCTTGATGTATCTGCCAAGTCAGCCATGTTTCTACTAGGTACTGTTGAAATCACACTGAGGCACTGATGCGGCTCCTGCAGAGccttgtctgtcttttttttttttttttttttttttttccagttaggCAACCTGACTCTCCCAGCCCACTTTCCCATTTAGACCCtgcaaatgttttaaagaaagcaTATGAGGTTTTATGGCTCAAAACGCCCTCACCATTTACAGGGCTCACCGTGGTTGCTTATGGGGAGGCAGAGTAGTTGCCAGAGCTCTCGACAAACGTCACTGAGTTCTGCTGTTTGGGTGGTGAGATCTTGTGACACAGACCTGCAGATTCATACCCACCACCGGGATGAGAATGTGGCTCTCAGACCTGAAAGAATCCAGTTTGTCCGACAAGACCTTTACTGCCAGCTTCTGTAAGGCTGTCATGCTTGAGCATTGCTGTTTCTGACATAGACTAGTCTATCAAGACCTTGTGGGCTAGCCTGTGGTTCTGGATCCCACATTATAACTTACCCAGAATTCTCTTTAGGGAGGACAATGTTTCTTTCAAGCTGTTCTAGTCATCTTCTAGTCTACCTAAGTGTAAGATTGAAAGCATTGCCACAATAGCATGCCACAGTGGGATAACACACAACACACCGTCTGCTCCCATAATCTTGGAGGCTGGAAGTTTGACATCTAGGGTCAGCAGGTCTGGTGTCTCTGAGACTCTGCCTTTGGACTGTGGTCAGCATCTTCCCCTGTATTTACCTGGCCTGTACTCAGCTCATGTTGAGTTCTGACCTCTTGTTGGATAAAGATCCACAGGAATGACCTTGCCTTGACTTCCCATTTCTAGGAAGACAgtgctttttaaataaagttatatTCTAGGGTGCACGGATTCTGTCTTCTAACGTCTTTTAACGTCTGTCTTCTAATATTGGAGACTCTTTTATTGCTAACACCAAGTAGATCGTGGTCTCTCCCATTAGTTCATTCACATGTTTGAACATTGGCCCATGGGCTGGTGAATATGCCCTGTCCACAGATCAGGGAGGGTCAGAAATGTTGAAAGTTCAAGACACCACCCTTGGGTTAGAAGTTGTAATTGAGGAAGGACTGGAGAGTTCTTGCCTGTTTCTTGACACAAAGGTAGTGGCACTAAATAGAGGAAGGTTCATAAAACACTCAGCTATTTCTGTTTGTGGAACTGAAGAGTGTGGGCTGATTCTGCACCATTTGCTTATTTTCTCAGTGGATTTAGCTGAAACCAGAACTTGAGCTGGCTGTGGGGCATTTCTCACTAATGTTTGAGGCCTGGTAGCTGTATAGATGGTGGGCTGAGTTTCGAGTTTTGGCTGTGGCACAAAGAGTAAATGTTGAGATAGAAAGCCCAGGGAAGGGGTtgagaatttagctcagtggtagagcgcttgcctagcaagcacaaagccctgggttctgtccccagctccgaaaaaaaaaaaaaacaaaacaaagaaagcccaGGGAACACCAGAAGAAATAATTATTCCTCTATGGAAGttttgcattctctctctccctctctcccccctctcctctcttctttgtcctcctctttctccccctcctttttcccctccccttcttcttctcctcccccctttATTAAATAGGGTTTTATTATGAATCCCTGAATGAAGCCTTTTTGTAAACCAAATTTTGTAAGTCTGGAACTCACAAGGATCTGCCGGTCtcttccttctgagtgctgggattaaaggcatgtgtcatacTGTTAAGCATACTCATATTTTCCCTGTAAAATTTGCTGAAGTGTTCCAAATGTTTTTGCTGGCTAATGCTCAGAAAGCCTGAGCTTCCAGATGGATGATCGGATGCTTAACCGACCCAGCCATATGCAAACAAACAGTTTAGATGAGAAAATTCTGGCACTACTAATCCCTTCTTGACAGTTGAATTAATTGTAGTCTGTTGCCCAGGTTAGGGAGTTAGATAGGCTCCTTGGTGTGGCGCCAGCCAACACAAAGCTGGCTATAGTTTTATGCAACAGAGATCAAACCTCCCCACAGTTCAGTACACGGATGGAGGAAGAGCATTTATGTCTGTATGGTCATGTAAAACCATGCCAGCCAGCTAGGCCTTTTAGAGCTCAGGTTATTTGAGTAGTCTTAATCTGGAAAGGGTAAGGATTGAGTGAATGGTGAGGATTGAGCGAATGTCTAGCTGTGGTGCTTAATGATATATTGGACAGGTAAGCTGTTATCCTAGGCACCTGAAAGCCTGGAGAACCTCTGATCACCATTGCTTTCTGAAGACACTTGTTAGGTCTGGGCACCTTGCTGGTGTCCTCGCTGCTCTTGTAGACTTGCATTATGACTCCATCTCTGTTTATTTCTTGGACATGATGGACAACACTCTTGATCATCAAGGGCAAAGCTTAGCGTTCTTCTTCCTTGGGTCTCCATGTCAAGGCTTGGTTGATCTTTGTGTCTGTCAAAATGTCCCCTCCAATACTTCCACACTCCAGCCTCAGGGAGTCTGGATAGCTATTCTGTCCCTTTCCTGCAGCCCCAGCACTCTTCAACATAATGGTTGGCTAGGTGGATTCTCTCTGCCACACAGTCCTGGATATTGAGACAATGTAATGAAGACCTGGATGATTGCAGAAGGGCAGATGAATTGTGACTCTCTCTTGTTTATCTCTTCATTATATAAACAGACTGGTATTGAGTTAGCAGGAGTTTGGCATAAAAGCAAGAAGGATGAAAAAGAATATGTTGTAGAGAAACATACCCAGTTCCTTTCCAGCCAAGATGCATGTGGGTCCTGGGTTCTGATTGGGTGGGAAGAATGGAGTCCATGAGAGGAAATGCTGGGAATTTGCACGGAGGAAAAGTGGGGGATGGTAGTCACATGCCACAGGCCATGATCTCTGCAACGTGTGATTGCCTAAAGTGTCTCCTGTAGCTCAGTCCGGGACCATCAtaacctcctccccacccccagcaggcGAGGTCAGGAAGCACTGCTCTGATAGTATCAATTTATCTCTAGAAGATCAGGAAGTTTAGTGTGCACTTGGTTTCATGCCAAGATACCATTTATAGTGCCCTAATTGCCAGGCAATAGTCCTCTGCACTATTAAAGTGATAGAGAGGTAGAGAAAGTGCTCCTTTCACCCTTTCTCTAGGTGAGATCGcttcctctccagctcccagcagTCCTTTCAGAAGAGCAGGAGTCCTTCTTGGTGAGCATTTCCAGTGTGGGTCGTGACACCTGTTGATAGAAGCCAGATGTTAGGGGGAAGGAGTCTGTTGGTGGTGAAGTGGTGAAGCCATGTCCTTAGCTAAGGGTCTGATTGCTCTTGAACACCATGGCCCAGAACTTTCTAGTACCTCTCTACTGGCCTCCCCCGCCAGTACTTTCTTGGCTAATTCAGCCATTTGCTTTGTGGAAGGAGATCTACCATCTTCCAGACCCACCCAAGTAAAgaagacttttcctttgatgcttCTATGATTgatacagcatttttttttttattgtgcttTTTACCCCCTCAAAGAGAAATATGTAGCATAAAGCTAGGACTTTAAAATTCTGGTTTATAGAAGAGTTGAGTAAATGAACTGAATGAATGAACACATGGACAAAGCACACAGTCTCGTGTGTGGGTTACTGGATTCCATGGCTGAGACCCACAGCTCTGACGCCTCCATCCTCATCTGGGCCTCATGCAGGGTTCTTGGGAGTCATCATGCTCTGGTCCTCAGTCTCGAAGAGCTTCCTTGCTGTCTGTGTTATCACCGAGTTTGCTGCGATCTTTGTGGGTAAGAATCAAAAAGAGGGGccaaagagatgactcagagcttaggagcactggctgactttgcagaggaccagggttcagttagttcccagcacccacaggactccaaactgtctgtaactctagttctgggaGATCCAACACACTCTTCTGGTTTTACACATATGTGATGTACTTAAACAGATGTGTGCAAATCgctaatacacataaaatgaaaatagataaataaatcttaagaaaagagAGTAAACAAGACATTCCTTTCTCCCAAGATGGGAAGAGGAGGTGGGTGTATCATGGGCTGCCCAAGTGTAGAGCTTCATGGCCCCCCTTGCTTCCTAGGACTCTTTGCATGCTGGAAATAGCGGCTGCAGTACCCTCCGATTGTTTTTTGCTCATgtttatgtctttcttcagagagtttcACTTGCGGAAAGTCTATATGCACAAATGGACTCTGTCAGAACTTCAGTGCATGTGAAACTTCGAAAAGCTGCTTCAGCCAAACACAGGAACTTAAAGTGCCACGTAAGCCACCCCTGCTACTCCTCTTTCAACTTATCCTCCTTTCTCTTAGGTTGGGAGTTGGGAGTGTAGCTGCGTCAGGGTGGTGGGAATGAAGCACAGAGCCAAAGCGAAGGTCTCAGAGACATTGGCTCCTCCATCAGCCTCATTCACCCGGTTTGGAGTGGTCACCCCCACCCTACCTTACTTTTCCTTGAAACACTGGGGAATCAATCTCACAGTATCTTGCATGTTAAGCTCTACCTCAGGAAACTCTGTAACAAATCATCCCTCTGTAGCTTTGTTCTCTGAAACATAGGGTCCCTTCtggagaagtaaaaatatcaagtGATGGAGCAGAATTTTTTTCAACACTGGTGGCTTCATTCTCTCTGGGGCTCAGAAGGAACATTTTTATGAAGGATTTTGGTTCTTTGCAGAGCCATCCACAAGCCTAATTGTCCACCAGAAAGGCTGTTCTCTAGATGAATGTACTGGACTGGCATTCTCGGCGACATTGGGGGACCAACAGACATTTAGATATGACCAGCAATGCTGTAGTAGTAATATGTGCAACCAATTGGACACGCAACGTGAGTGAAGTTCACCTCTGCCCCCTTGATACCTGCCCCTTGACCCCTTGATACCTGCCCCATGCCCCCTTGATACCTGCCCTATGCCCCCTTGATACCTGCTCCATGGCCCCTCATTACCAGCTCCATGGCTCCTCTGGCTTCTGGGGACTCCTTCCTGCACTGGGATACAGGACGTTTGCTCGATTGTCTTTCCTTTTGTCTGAGACCACTGTCCTTTGGAAGCACAAGAATAGTTGGAAGCCCCGTGCCTGGGTGGGAGAATGAGTGACAGTTGAAAGCCTTGGATTGGAACTCATTCTTTTGAGTCTATTGATTTAAATGTGCTTTCCCCTCATCCTCCAGCTGAGAGATTACTTTTCAcctatttgtttttgttatggaCATAGAATCTTGCTgtctttcccaggcttgtcttgaaTTCCTAGACttaagtaatcctcctgcctcagcttcctaattGAGTGggcgtgcgtgtgtctgtgtatcctGTCCTGttggtctgtctctgtgtgtgtctctctctttatgtgtctgtctctctctgtgtgtatatatctctctgtgtgggtgtctgagagagagagagagagagagagagagagagagagagagagttttgcaCCTAGCTAATTCCCTACCCTTtgattagcatttttttttttttaaagatcgcAGATCATCTTCTTTTCCGATATCTAGGAATTTTTCTCCTGCCATGGTAGAGAGGCAAGTGACTGAAGAAATGTGAAGATTTTTGGGTGTACAACCATTACCAAAGGATCTCAGGAACCTGCCTTCTACCGGCATTTTAGTTGTATCTTTGTGTTGTTATGTACAATCATGAAACAACAATGGTATTAGATCGGGTGAGGTAGTGATGTTCTCAGCTATTGTTTCAAgattaatactttttaaaaattttcccaCTCAGCATCTCAGGTGCCTGCAAAAGCCAATGGTGTCCAGTGTCTTGCCTGGTATATGGAGGCAGGCATGCCACGTATTCCAACTCTCCTAAAGTGCACAGGGAGCGAGACGAAGTGCGTTTCATTTATGGGCACAGGTATGATTACCTCCTCAAGCATCATGATGTTCGTACTGATAAGGGCACAGTGTTTCAGCCATTTATCACCACACAGCCAATTATGCCACAACCTAATGGGTGAAAACAGGAACCGTTTACCAGCACTCAGTATCTGCAAGTCTATACTCTGAGAACAGCATTGCCTCGTGGCTGTCTCAGGGTATCTCATTACACTGAGTTCTGTCGTGAGCTGTAGTCTGTCAGATGCCCAGAGTATTTCATGGTCAGATGGAGGATCAGCTTCCCAGCTCATTCTTGGCTTTTGGTGGTTCTCACTTTCCCTTCCTGCAGCCTCCCCACAGGCTGCAGGTATTCTCCTAGCGTATCCTCTTGCTTCCCTCTCAGAGCAACCCAAGAGAAACTGGAAGTAGGCCCCAGAAGTGGAgctgatatttttctttcaagcCCCCATCTCAGAACTGACTTACCATTTCAGCTCGTGCCCTGTTGGTCATATAGATCAACCTTGATGTGACATACATGAATCTGACAGATTCAACACTTGGACACCTCTGTCAAGAGATGGGCCTGATAGGGGCAGACCATCCAAGAAGCTGTTTTCTCCACAGAACAAGGACAACAAGGGGCTAAGTGTTGTCCCTTTAAACCTCAGGAGAAGAAGTAGGGGCTGGGTATTGAGGGGagcagagaaaaaaatttaaatgcttgCCATAGAGATGTCAGGTTTGGGTACTTGTGTTGTTGGGATATTCTGGAGTGGGACCTTGATCAGAAGTGTACAGTGTCAACACTTGATCTCCAGGTGCCACTGTCACTGCTGTTGTGATGACTCAGAGCCCATCAATAAGCCCTCAAGTTTTACTTAAAGCCACT comes from the Rattus norvegicus strain BN/NHsdMcwi chromosome 10, GRCr8, whole genome shotgun sequence genome and includes:
- the Bpifb9a gene encoding protein RoBo-1-like isoform X1; protein product: MNTWTKHTVSCVGYWIPWLRPTALTPPSSSGPHAGFLGVIMLWSSVSKSFLAVCVITEFAAIFVESFTCGKSICTNGLCQNFSACETSKSCFSQTQELKVPQPSTSLIVHQKGCSLDECTGLAFSATLGDQQTFRYDQQCCSSNMCNQLDTQPSQVPAKANGVQCLAWYMEAGMPRIPTLLKCTGSETKCVSFMGTAVGSSSLLSLVVIGMGCATESACNLNMTVFDSVNIRTFCSGGLPVFSTTSSSPNRTGLRPAFISTVPVLISLLLLKVLL
- the Bpifb9a gene encoding Protein RoBo-1-like precursor, producing MLWSSVSKSFLAVCVITEFAAIFVESFTCGKSICTNGLCQNFSACETSKSCFSQTQELKVPQPSTSLIVHQKGCSLDECTGLAFSATLGDQQTFRYDQQCCSSNMCNQLDTQPSQVPAKANGVQCLAWYMEAGMPRIPTLLKCTGSETKCVSFMGTAVGSSSLLSLVVIGMGCATESACNLNMTVFDSVNIRTFCSGGLPVFSTTSSSPNRTGLRPAFISTVPVLISLLLLKVLL